A section of the Halopiger aswanensis genome encodes:
- a CDS encoding bacterio-opsin activator domain-containing protein has protein sequence MSDGATATVGDVVRVLVVGDSPRIDRTVDALAGAFDSGALVRARSVSEGLERLAETEVHCLVCEFRADPGAADRGDGPARLERLAARTDAPIVAVTDGASADRALEAGATDVVETDDSSAVVATRVRNAAQRWRLATEKSDLNRRARAILEGSDALVLTVDEDGAIAYASPAVESRLGYTPDELERTTLTQLVHPDDRDDARDLLAAVAAAPFGASERRTLRLGDGDGRWRLVELTCADRLAAPAIDGLVVTITAVGPAGRDDGVRAAIDRLPGPVFALGPDWELRYANPAARRFFDGEPRPGTVVWSLLPESIRDTFSSRLREAATTGSTVRFDAAVGERRLEVVAAPDDDGLTVLARDRKPPGTSALESPQGRQERDRLELLESTIDALEDGVAVLEGETIELANAALLELTDATTLVGREVDALFDDALAATVRERARSPIVRWMEPITGRLVAGGGERSESDASAAPSDADGLEAGDGRPVDVFVAPLPDDERERTLCVVRDRRRSGAAALSSVQDALADLARAETDADVRQAVVDGLRAATDAELAAWYLVDEDRLRPAAMTTRDGQPAVELPPIERDPPAFDDRDRDEPDAGSSGGTDPFAIDQPTVYDRSALEPALARSGIRAERVLAVPVDDRAVVLATSSEPMAFEALDLDAPAALADAASLALDRLSERARVRDCRRDRTRLESALARDERLRTCERDLLAAEAREAVEQRLCDGVLSLSSADGTDGDRDRDDGVELAWVGRTAAGRETLTASTWAGRDGEFLESASLPLEADADDPAVRTATRREPTVVDDLEAAVRDRENGADVHREALERGFRAALSVPIEHDEFQYGTLTAYATRSAAFDEDLRAACTHLASVAGHAIGALERKRALLSDSVAELEIVVRDESEPLSAIARGVGSRIDVRTVVPRTSGGSTVYCTIADADPAAIQTTLDGISAVESFREVGDNDDGDDENGGDDKTSRNRVPLEIRLSASTVAETLAEYGGVLRSIEPVDDRARLVIELASTVDVRAFVRTIERTHSGTELAARRERDRSVPPARPFDAELRDRLSERQLRTLEAAYYGGFFDWPRESTGEEVAETLGISQPTFSRHLRLAQHKLFELLFDERGEE, from the coding sequence ATGAGCGACGGCGCTACCGCGACGGTCGGCGATGTCGTTCGCGTGCTCGTCGTCGGCGACTCGCCTCGGATCGACCGCACGGTGGACGCTCTCGCCGGCGCGTTCGATTCGGGCGCGCTGGTCCGGGCGCGGTCGGTTTCGGAGGGGCTCGAGCGGCTGGCCGAGACCGAGGTCCACTGTCTCGTCTGCGAGTTTCGGGCCGATCCCGGTGCCGCGGATCGCGGGGACGGCCCCGCTCGGCTCGAGCGCCTTGCGGCCCGAACCGACGCGCCGATCGTCGCCGTCACGGACGGGGCGTCGGCCGACCGGGCGCTCGAGGCCGGCGCAACCGACGTCGTCGAAACCGACGACTCGAGCGCCGTCGTCGCGACTCGCGTTCGAAACGCCGCACAGCGCTGGCGGCTCGCCACCGAAAAATCGGACCTGAACCGGCGCGCTCGTGCTATTCTCGAGGGATCCGATGCGCTCGTCCTGACTGTCGACGAAGACGGCGCGATCGCGTACGCGAGCCCCGCCGTCGAGTCGCGACTGGGGTACACGCCGGACGAACTCGAGCGCACGACGCTCACCCAGCTTGTCCATCCCGACGACCGCGACGACGCTCGGGACCTGCTCGCGGCCGTCGCAGCGGCGCCGTTCGGTGCGAGTGAGCGCCGGACGCTGCGGCTGGGCGACGGCGACGGGCGGTGGCGGCTCGTCGAACTGACTTGCGCCGACCGCCTCGCGGCACCGGCGATCGACGGCCTCGTCGTCACCATCACAGCCGTCGGTCCCGCCGGCCGCGACGACGGCGTCCGAGCGGCGATCGACCGCCTCCCGGGACCGGTGTTCGCGCTCGGACCCGACTGGGAGCTGCGGTACGCGAACCCGGCCGCGCGGCGGTTTTTCGACGGCGAGCCGCGGCCGGGGACCGTCGTCTGGTCCCTGCTGCCGGAGTCGATCCGCGATACGTTCTCCAGCCGGCTTCGAGAGGCCGCGACGACCGGATCGACCGTCCGCTTCGACGCGGCGGTCGGCGAACGCCGACTCGAGGTGGTGGCCGCGCCCGACGACGACGGGCTGACGGTCCTCGCTCGCGACCGGAAGCCACCCGGGACGTCGGCACTCGAGTCGCCGCAGGGACGGCAGGAGCGCGACCGCCTCGAACTGCTCGAGTCGACGATCGACGCGCTCGAGGACGGAGTAGCCGTGCTCGAGGGCGAGACGATCGAACTGGCGAACGCGGCGCTGCTCGAACTAACCGACGCGACGACGCTCGTCGGCCGAGAGGTCGACGCGCTGTTCGACGACGCCCTCGCGGCGACGGTTCGCGAGCGCGCCCGATCGCCGATCGTCCGCTGGATGGAGCCGATCACCGGGCGCCTCGTGGCAGGTGGAGGTGAGCGATCCGAGTCGGACGCGTCTGCAGCACCGAGCGACGCCGACGGTCTCGAGGCCGGTGACGGACGGCCCGTCGACGTCTTCGTCGCGCCGCTTCCCGACGACGAGCGAGAGCGGACGCTCTGTGTCGTCCGGGATCGGCGCCGTTCTGGGGCCGCGGCGCTCTCGTCAGTTCAGGATGCGCTCGCCGACTTGGCTCGCGCGGAGACCGATGCGGACGTCCGTCAGGCCGTCGTCGACGGACTTCGTGCTGCCACCGACGCCGAGTTAGCCGCCTGGTACCTCGTCGACGAGGACCGACTCAGGCCCGCGGCGATGACGACCCGCGACGGACAGCCGGCGGTCGAACTGCCGCCGATCGAGCGCGATCCGCCGGCGTTCGACGACCGTGATCGGGACGAACCGGACGCCGGCTCGAGCGGGGGTACGGACCCCTTCGCCATCGACCAGCCGACCGTCTACGACCGCTCGGCCCTCGAGCCGGCGCTGGCTCGGTCCGGAATCCGGGCCGAGCGCGTGCTCGCCGTCCCGGTCGACGACCGCGCGGTCGTGCTGGCGACCAGCAGCGAACCGATGGCGTTCGAGGCGCTGGATCTCGACGCTCCGGCGGCGCTGGCGGATGCGGCGTCACTCGCTCTCGACCGGCTCTCGGAGCGGGCCCGCGTTCGCGACTGCCGCCGCGATCGCACGCGTCTCGAGTCGGCCCTCGCCCGCGACGAGCGACTCCGGACCTGCGAGCGCGACCTGCTCGCAGCGGAGGCACGGGAGGCTGTCGAACAGCGACTCTGCGACGGCGTGCTGTCGCTCTCGTCCGCCGACGGGACCGACGGCGACCGCGACCGCGACGACGGCGTCGAACTGGCGTGGGTCGGCCGAACCGCCGCGGGCCGCGAGACGCTGACCGCGTCGACGTGGGCCGGTCGCGACGGCGAGTTCCTCGAGTCGGCATCGCTTCCGCTCGAGGCGGACGCGGACGATCCGGCCGTCCGGACTGCGACGCGCCGCGAGCCGACGGTCGTCGACGATCTCGAGGCCGCCGTCCGGGATCGCGAGAACGGGGCGGACGTCCACCGCGAAGCGCTCGAGCGGGGCTTCCGTGCGGCGCTGAGCGTCCCGATCGAACACGACGAGTTCCAGTACGGGACGCTGACCGCGTACGCGACCCGGTCCGCGGCGTTCGACGAAGACCTGCGGGCGGCCTGTACGCACCTCGCGAGCGTCGCCGGCCACGCGATCGGCGCGCTCGAGCGCAAGCGCGCCCTGCTTTCCGACAGCGTCGCCGAACTCGAGATCGTCGTCCGCGACGAGTCCGAGCCGCTGTCCGCGATCGCTCGCGGCGTCGGCAGTCGAATCGACGTCCGGACGGTCGTCCCGCGGACGTCGGGCGGTTCGACGGTGTACTGCACGATCGCTGACGCCGACCCGGCGGCGATTCAGACGACGCTCGACGGGATTTCAGCAGTCGAGTCGTTTCGGGAGGTCGGCGACAACGACGACGGTGATGACGAAAATGGCGGGGATGACAAAACCAGTCGCAATCGAGTCCCTCTCGAGATCCGCCTGTCGGCGTCGACCGTCGCGGAGACCCTCGCGGAGTACGGCGGCGTGTTGCGCTCGATAGAGCCGGTCGACGACCGAGCTCGACTCGTGATCGAACTCGCGAGCACGGTCGACGTGCGCGCGTTCGTCCGAACGATCGAGCGCACCCACTCGGGGACCGAACTGGCCGCACGCCGCGAGCGAGACCGGTCCGTCCCGCCCGCGCGCCCGTTCGACGCCGAACTCCGCGACCGCCTTTCGGAACGGCAGTTGCGAACGCTCGAGGCCGCCTACTACGGCGGGTTCTTCGACTGGCCCCGCGAGAGCACCGGCGAGGAGGTCGCCGAGACGCTGGGGATCTCCCAGCCGACGTTCAGCCGTCATCTTCGGTTGGCCCAGCACAAGCTATTCGAACTGCTGTTCGACGAGCGGGGCGAAGAGTGA
- a CDS encoding helix-turn-helix domain-containing protein, which produces MSIDLSDVESAARTDPDAEGAEAPAETDAEAPTGDAADVDRTGVRSEADGGIVAQLRLDHADLFLRPTLRRATDVTVEPDYWTTVENDRTVVFLTVYGAEFDAFEAALEADPTAADPVLVDRYTDRRVYRVAVADRTLTFVEQTAAVGGRVLEMTSCRAGWCVQLRFPSRDDLVSFNEYCRERGISLTVDHLRVSDDEDDGVVALTEKQQELLAVAHEEGYFDVPRGISQDELADRLGVSKSAISQRLRRAIGELCESTLSRR; this is translated from the coding sequence GTGAGCATCGATCTCTCCGACGTCGAGTCCGCCGCTCGAACTGACCCGGACGCCGAGGGGGCCGAAGCCCCCGCCGAGACCGATGCCGAGGCGCCAACCGGCGACGCGGCCGATGTCGACCGCACCGGCGTCCGCTCCGAAGCCGACGGCGGCATCGTCGCGCAACTCCGACTCGATCACGCCGACCTCTTCCTCCGCCCGACCCTCCGCCGCGCGACCGACGTCACCGTCGAACCCGACTACTGGACCACCGTCGAAAACGACCGCACCGTCGTCTTTCTAACCGTCTACGGCGCCGAATTCGACGCCTTCGAGGCCGCCCTCGAGGCGGACCCGACCGCCGCCGATCCCGTCCTGGTCGACCGCTACACGGATCGACGCGTCTACCGGGTCGCCGTCGCCGATCGGACGCTGACGTTCGTCGAGCAGACGGCCGCCGTCGGCGGGCGCGTGCTCGAGATGACCAGTTGCCGGGCCGGCTGGTGCGTCCAGTTACGATTCCCGAGCCGCGACGATCTCGTCTCGTTCAACGAGTACTGCCGAGAGCGCGGCATCTCGCTGACGGTGGATCACCTCCGCGTCTCGGACGACGAGGACGACGGCGTCGTCGCGCTGACCGAGAAACAGCAGGAACTGCTCGCGGTCGCCCACGAGGAAGGGTACTTCGACGTCCCCCGCGGCATCTCACAGGACGAACTGGCGGACCGACTCGGCGTCTCGAAGTCGGCCATCTCCCAGCGCCTTCGCCGGGCGATCGGCGAACTCTGCGAGTCGACGCTCTCCCGCCGCTAA
- a CDS encoding DUF5786 family protein: MGFGSYDESEQQQQTNDDDDTAEAVNVHENDHNGEMSFESDISTDELVSQLGSMKDDADDDE, translated from the coding sequence ATGGGTTTTGGTAGCTACGACGAATCCGAGCAACAGCAACAGACGAACGACGACGATGACACCGCTGAAGCTGTAAACGTCCACGAGAACGACCACAACGGGGAGATGTCCTTCGAGTCGGACATCTCGACCGACGAACTCGTCTCCCAGCTCGGCTCGATGAAGGACGACGCCGACGACGACGAGTAA
- a CDS encoding cation:proton antiporter — translation MVQPLLTDVGLPLEQPVLVFTVAMAIFLVGPLLVKRLGQPGIVGVVLFGAAIGPDALEFVSHSDAIVLLGEVGLIYLLFTVGLELDMQGFKEAPENAAIFGLTSFGLPFVVGAGVVYAVLGLNLWAALLLASVFASHTLLAYPIVNRLGVTKNRAVAAVFGGILFTDTLALIVLAIVTGAVGGDLTPWLFARVGLSLVVLFGGALFVLPPVSRRFFQTFSEESYFEFLFVMVAIFATASLAELLELAPILGAFIAGIALNRHIPEGGTLMNRIEFVGNAFFIPFFLLHVGMFVDPTVILDGLETLWIAAVITGIMFVTKWTAAWLVAAVQDYTPTERTVIFGLSTGQAAAALAITLIGYDLGLFGAAVLNAVVLMLVVTAVLSPWLTERSATTLALERDVGGDDAATDPTILLPLSHDAEHQGRLMELAFVIRGDRGTEPVHVMTVVQPDRSDDATEREIAAVTEELEELAEVGSAAEVSVETETRVNHNVASGIVQGAVEVQADQIVMGWDAARSFRHRIFGSIIDQVLERTNRPVLVSRLGHPINTTRRIHVVVPIGVDHHEGFYEAVHLVKRLAATLGAELNVIVVDGSAHQFEHLFEMVDEEAAAEFSSLDGWHRLVPRLEGETDDDDLIVTLSPRRGDVGWRTELEGLPARLAELPPASFITIHPRRGEPEYDRQFLRFK, via the coding sequence ATGGTTCAACCGCTACTCACTGACGTCGGACTGCCGCTCGAGCAGCCGGTGCTCGTCTTTACGGTCGCGATGGCGATCTTCCTGGTCGGCCCGTTGCTGGTCAAACGCCTCGGGCAACCGGGGATCGTCGGCGTCGTTCTCTTCGGCGCAGCGATCGGCCCGGACGCACTCGAGTTCGTCAGCCACTCGGACGCGATCGTCTTGCTCGGCGAGGTCGGCCTGATCTACCTGCTGTTTACCGTCGGCCTCGAGCTCGACATGCAGGGGTTCAAGGAGGCGCCCGAGAACGCGGCGATCTTCGGCCTGACGAGTTTCGGCCTGCCGTTCGTCGTCGGCGCCGGCGTCGTCTACGCGGTGCTCGGCCTGAACCTCTGGGCCGCGCTGTTGCTCGCGTCGGTCTTCGCCTCGCACACGCTGCTGGCGTACCCGATCGTCAACCGACTCGGCGTGACGAAAAACCGGGCGGTCGCGGCCGTCTTCGGCGGTATCCTCTTTACCGATACGCTCGCGCTAATCGTCCTCGCGATCGTCACCGGCGCCGTCGGCGGCGATCTGACGCCGTGGCTGTTCGCACGGGTCGGCCTCTCGCTGGTCGTCCTGTTCGGCGGGGCGCTGTTCGTACTGCCGCCGGTTTCGCGGCGGTTCTTCCAGACGTTCAGCGAGGAGAGCTACTTCGAGTTTCTGTTCGTAATGGTCGCGATCTTCGCCACCGCGAGCCTCGCCGAACTGCTCGAACTCGCGCCGATCTTAGGCGCGTTTATCGCCGGTATCGCACTAAACCGGCACATTCCGGAGGGCGGCACCCTGATGAACCGCATCGAGTTCGTCGGCAACGCCTTCTTCATCCCCTTCTTCCTGCTGCACGTCGGGATGTTCGTCGATCCGACGGTCATCCTCGACGGCCTCGAGACGCTGTGGATCGCCGCCGTCATCACGGGGATCATGTTCGTCACGAAGTGGACCGCCGCCTGGCTCGTCGCCGCGGTCCAGGACTACACGCCGACCGAACGCACCGTCATTTTCGGGCTCTCGACCGGCCAGGCCGCAGCCGCGCTGGCGATCACGCTCATCGGCTACGACCTCGGGCTGTTCGGCGCCGCCGTGCTCAACGCCGTCGTCCTGATGCTGGTCGTCACCGCCGTTTTGAGCCCCTGGCTCACCGAGCGCAGCGCCACGACGTTGGCCCTCGAGCGCGACGTCGGCGGCGACGACGCGGCGACGGATCCCACGATCTTGTTGCCGCTGTCGCACGACGCCGAACACCAGGGACGGCTCATGGAGCTGGCGTTCGTCATCAGGGGCGACCGCGGCACCGAACCGGTCCACGTGATGACCGTCGTCCAACCCGACCGAAGCGACGATGCGACCGAGCGTGAGATCGCCGCAGTTACCGAGGAACTCGAGGAGTTAGCCGAGGTCGGCAGTGCGGCCGAAGTGTCGGTCGAGACCGAGACGCGGGTCAACCACAACGTCGCCTCGGGCATCGTTCAGGGTGCCGTGGAGGTACAGGCCGATCAGATCGTCATGGGCTGGGACGCCGCGCGGAGCTTCCGCCACCGGATCTTCGGCAGCATCATCGATCAGGTGTTAGAGCGGACGAACCGGCCCGTGTTGGTCTCGCGGCTCGGCCACCCGATCAACACGACGCGGCGAATTCACGTCGTCGTCCCCATCGGCGTCGACCACCACGAGGGGTTCTACGAGGCCGTCCACCTCGTCAAGCGCCTCGCGGCGACGCTGGGTGCCGAACTGAACGTGATCGTCGTCGACGGCTCGGCCCACCAGTTCGAGCACCTGTTCGAGATGGTCGACGAGGAGGCCGCCGCCGAGTTCAGTTCGCTCGACGGCTGGCACCGGCTGGTCCCTCGCCTCGAGGGAGAAACCGACGACGACGACCTCATCGTCACGCTCTCGCCGCGGCGGGGCGACGTCGGCTGGCGGACCGAACTCGAGGGGTTGCCGGCCCGGTTGGCCGAGCTTCCACCGGCGTCGTTCATCACGATTCACCCCCGCCGCGGCGAGCCGGAGTACGACCGGCAGTTCCTCCGGTTCAAGTAG
- the glmS gene encoding glutamine--fructose-6-phosphate transaminase (isomerizing), with the protein MCGIIGHVGDGNALETLLTGLENLEYRGYDSAGVAIQNGSGIDVEKRSGKVEELKEAIDDPLEGDVGIGHTRWSTHGPPTDENAHPHTDGTEDVAVVHNGIIENYAQLKEWLQAKGHEFTSDTDTEVIPHLIQYYLDSGLDNEAAFRKAVEDLEGSYAVTAMLSGEHVLYAARKGSPLVVGVEDDEFFLASDVPAFLEYTDSVVYLEDGDVVVVDESGVEFTDLDGNPITRKPETVEWDPEQAGKGEYDHFMLKEIHEQPTSLAQAIEGRIDPENGRIALDGFEPGAFEEIESVQLIACGTSYHAALYGSLALNQAGVESTALLANEYSVAAPPVDEDTLVIAVTQSGETADTLNALRQAKSEGADTLTVTNVVGSTAAREADDALFIRAGPEIGVAATKTFSSQAVMLTLLAQRIADDAAGEPAADLEALLPDLATMPEQIEGILTDSDAEWIASRYQDSRSYFFIGRGLGYPVALEGALKFKEITYEHAEGFASGELKHGPLALVTPETPVFAIFTGEEDEKTLKNAEEAQTRGAPVVAVCPEDHRAVEVADAHLEIPETDPDLAGLLANVQLQLVSYYAADLLDRPIDKPRNLAKSVTVE; encoded by the coding sequence ATGTGTGGAATAATCGGGCACGTCGGCGACGGCAACGCACTCGAGACGCTACTAACTGGCCTCGAGAACCTCGAGTACCGAGGGTACGATTCGGCCGGCGTCGCGATCCAGAACGGCTCCGGCATCGACGTCGAGAAACGCTCCGGGAAGGTCGAGGAGCTAAAGGAAGCGATCGACGACCCGCTCGAGGGCGACGTCGGCATCGGCCACACGCGCTGGTCGACCCACGGGCCGCCGACCGACGAGAACGCCCATCCTCACACGGACGGCACCGAAGACGTCGCGGTCGTCCACAACGGGATCATCGAGAACTACGCGCAACTCAAGGAGTGGCTCCAGGCCAAGGGCCACGAGTTTACGAGCGACACCGACACCGAAGTCATCCCCCATCTCATTCAGTACTATCTCGACTCGGGACTGGACAACGAAGCCGCGTTCCGGAAAGCGGTCGAGGACCTCGAGGGCAGCTACGCCGTCACCGCGATGCTCTCGGGCGAACACGTCCTCTACGCCGCCCGAAAGGGATCGCCGCTGGTCGTCGGCGTCGAGGACGACGAGTTCTTCCTCGCCAGCGACGTCCCCGCCTTCCTCGAGTACACCGACAGCGTCGTCTACCTCGAGGACGGCGACGTCGTCGTCGTCGACGAGAGCGGCGTCGAGTTCACCGACCTCGACGGGAACCCGATCACGCGCAAGCCCGAGACCGTCGAGTGGGACCCCGAACAGGCCGGCAAGGGTGAGTACGACCACTTCATGCTCAAGGAGATTCACGAGCAGCCCACCTCGCTGGCGCAGGCGATCGAGGGCCGGATCGACCCCGAGAACGGCCGGATCGCCCTCGACGGGTTCGAACCCGGCGCGTTCGAGGAAATCGAGAGCGTCCAGCTGATCGCCTGTGGCACCTCCTACCACGCGGCGCTGTACGGCTCGCTCGCGCTGAACCAGGCCGGCGTCGAGTCGACGGCGCTTTTGGCCAACGAGTACAGCGTCGCCGCGCCGCCGGTCGACGAGGACACGCTCGTCATCGCCGTCACCCAGAGCGGCGAAACCGCTGACACACTCAACGCCCTCCGCCAGGCCAAATCCGAAGGTGCGGACACCCTCACCGTCACGAACGTCGTCGGTTCCACGGCCGCACGCGAGGCCGACGATGCGCTGTTCATCCGCGCCGGCCCCGAGATCGGCGTCGCCGCGACCAAGACCTTCTCCTCCCAGGCGGTCATGCTCACGCTGCTGGCCCAGCGGATCGCCGACGACGCCGCCGGCGAACCCGCGGCCGACCTCGAAGCGCTGCTGCCCGACCTCGCGACGATGCCCGAGCAGATCGAGGGGATACTCACGGACTCCGACGCGGAGTGGATCGCCAGCCGCTATCAGGACAGCCGGTCGTACTTCTTCATCGGCCGCGGCCTCGGCTACCCCGTCGCGCTCGAGGGCGCCCTGAAGTTCAAGGAGATCACCTACGAGCACGCCGAGGGCTTCGCCTCCGGCGAACTCAAGCACGGGCCGCTGGCGCTGGTGACGCCGGAGACGCCGGTCTTCGCGATCTTCACCGGCGAGGAGGACGAGAAGACCCTGAAAAACGCCGAGGAGGCCCAGACCCGCGGCGCACCGGTTGTCGCGGTCTGTCCCGAGGACCACCGCGCCGTCGAGGTGGCGGACGCTCACCTCGAGATCCCCGAGACCGATCCCGACCTCGCGGGGCTGTTGGCGAACGTGCAGCTCCAGCTCGTTTCCTACTACGCGGCCGACCTGCTGGATCGACCGATCGACAAGCCCCGAAACCTCGCGAAGAGCGTCACGGTCGAGTAA
- the glmU gene encoding bifunctional sugar-1-phosphate nucleotidylyltransferase/acetyltransferase codes for MKAVVLTAGEGTRIRPLSASVPKPMLPVADRPLAAHTVDAAVDAGADEIVLVVGYEAETVREYFGSEYRGVPVSYAVQEEQAGTADAVNAAREHLEGPFAVLNGDNLYDPAAIERLFEACPAVCAVEVDEPSNYGVLSTTDGTITDIVEKPAEPPTNLANAGAYAFPADAREWLDVPASERGEHEITDVLGRVIDEYAVTPVTLDRWMDVGRPWELLEANEWKIGELERRLDGAVSDDAHLEGDVVVEEGATVKPGVVIEGPALIRSGATVGPNAYVRGATLIGEGAKVGNGVEVKNSVLSPGATVGHLSYVGDSVLGRDVNFGAGTTVANLRHDEADVKFTVKGDRVSTGRRKFGVVAGDDVKTGINTSLTPGLKLDTGATTKPGEVVERDR; via the coding sequence ATGAAAGCTGTCGTTCTCACGGCGGGTGAAGGGACGCGGATCAGACCGCTCTCCGCGTCAGTGCCGAAACCGATGCTGCCCGTCGCCGATCGACCGCTCGCCGCCCACACCGTCGACGCGGCCGTCGACGCCGGCGCGGACGAGATCGTCCTCGTCGTCGGCTACGAGGCCGAGACGGTGCGGGAGTACTTCGGCTCGGAATACCGGGGCGTCCCCGTCAGCTACGCCGTCCAGGAGGAACAGGCCGGCACCGCCGACGCCGTCAACGCCGCGCGCGAGCACCTCGAGGGACCCTTCGCCGTCCTCAACGGCGACAACCTCTACGACCCGGCCGCGATCGAACGCCTGTTCGAGGCCTGTCCGGCCGTCTGCGCCGTCGAGGTCGACGAGCCGAGCAACTACGGCGTGTTGAGCACGACCGACGGCACGATTACCGACATCGTCGAGAAACCGGCCGAGCCGCCGACGAACCTCGCCAACGCCGGCGCGTACGCGTTCCCCGCGGACGCCCGCGAGTGGCTGGACGTCCCCGCGAGCGAGCGCGGCGAACACGAGATCACGGACGTGCTCGGGCGGGTCATCGACGAGTACGCCGTCACGCCGGTCACGCTCGATCGCTGGATGGACGTCGGCCGCCCCTGGGAACTGCTCGAGGCAAACGAGTGGAAGATCGGCGAGCTCGAGCGGCGCCTCGACGGCGCGGTGAGCGACGACGCCCACCTCGAGGGCGACGTGGTCGTCGAGGAGGGCGCGACGGTGAAGCCGGGCGTCGTGATCGAGGGCCCGGCCCTGATCCGCTCGGGCGCGACGGTCGGCCCGAACGCGTACGTCCGCGGCGCGACGCTGATCGGCGAGGGCGCGAAGGTCGGCAACGGCGTCGAGGTGAAAAACAGCGTGCTCTCGCCGGGCGCGACCGTGGGTCACCTCTCGTACGTCGGCGACAGCGTCCTCGGCCGGGACGTCAACTTCGGCGCGGGGACGACCGTCGCGAACCTGCGCCACGACGAGGCCGACGTCAAGTTCACCGTCAAGGGCGACCGCGTCTCGACCGGCCGCCGGAAGTTCGGCGTCGTCGCCGGCGACGACGTGAAGACGGGGATCAACACGAGCCTCACGCCGGGGCTGAAACTCGACACCGGCGCGACGACGAAACCCGGCGAAGTCGTCGAACGGGATCGATAA
- a CDS encoding DUF7563 family protein, producing the protein MSTEPSDAKWTPMTSREHTSAPRCVNCGNQVTRQFARVFGDNRDVVHACPDCATYREMKTSDFIPEEAR; encoded by the coding sequence ATGTCGACGGAACCATCCGACGCGAAGTGGACGCCGATGACGTCTCGAGAACACACGAGCGCCCCCCGCTGTGTCAACTGTGGGAACCAGGTGACCCGGCAGTTCGCACGCGTCTTCGGGGACAATCGTGACGTCGTCCACGCCTGTCCCGACTGTGCGACGTATCGTGAGATGAAGACGTCCGATTTCATCCCCGAAGAAGCCAGATAA